Proteins from one Streptosporangium becharense genomic window:
- a CDS encoding pirin family protein, giving the protein MPAVTVENPLTLPRLPRPLTATRERQVLAVTTAPSGFEGEGFPVRKALATIKPEYLDPFIMMDQMGEVEYAPGEPKGTPWHPHRGFETVTYMIDGVIDHADSHGGGGTISDGDTQWMTAGGGILHKEAPPEWLVQKGGLFHGIQLWVNLPSSEKMVAPKYQDIGRSNVVLLSSDDGGALVRLIAGEVGDFTGPGSTRTPITLLHASLSPGARLTLPWRKDFNALAYVLSGRGSAGTDRQPIESGQLAVFDGFGTLPGLGTDGEAITVSAAGTQESRSPNLEVIVLGGRPIGEPVAHYGPFVMNTHAELVQAFEDYQAGRLGTVPAGPA; this is encoded by the coding sequence ATGCCAGCCGTGACCGTGGAGAACCCGTTGACCCTGCCCCGGCTCCCCCGGCCGCTGACCGCGACCCGGGAACGCCAGGTGCTGGCCGTCACCACCGCCCCCAGCGGATTCGAGGGAGAGGGCTTCCCGGTCCGCAAGGCACTGGCGACGATCAAGCCCGAGTACCTCGACCCGTTCATCATGATGGATCAGATGGGCGAGGTGGAGTACGCACCGGGCGAGCCAAAGGGCACCCCCTGGCACCCGCACCGGGGCTTCGAGACCGTCACCTACATGATCGACGGCGTGATCGACCACGCCGACTCCCACGGCGGCGGAGGCACGATCTCCGACGGCGACACGCAATGGATGACGGCCGGCGGTGGAATCCTCCACAAGGAGGCCCCTCCGGAGTGGCTGGTGCAGAAGGGCGGCCTGTTCCACGGGATCCAGCTCTGGGTCAACCTGCCGAGCAGCGAGAAGATGGTCGCGCCGAAGTACCAGGACATCGGCAGGAGCAACGTCGTCCTGCTCAGCAGCGACGACGGCGGGGCACTGGTCCGGCTGATCGCCGGCGAGGTCGGCGACTTCACCGGTCCCGGCTCCACCAGGACGCCGATCACCCTGCTGCACGCCTCCCTCAGCCCCGGCGCCCGGCTCACCCTCCCCTGGCGCAAGGATTTCAACGCGCTCGCGTACGTCCTGTCCGGGCGGGGCAGCGCCGGCACCGACCGGCAGCCGATCGAGTCGGGCCAGCTGGCCGTCTTCGACGGTTTCGGAACGCTGCCCGGCCTGGGCACCGACGGCGAGGCCATCACCGTCTCCGCCGCCGGGACGCAGGAGAGCCGCAGCCCCAACCTGGAGGTCATCGTGCTCGGCGGACGCCCGATCGGCGAACCGGTCGCGCACTACGGGCCGTTCGTGATGAACACCCACGCGGAGCTCGTCCAGGCGTTCGAGGACTACCAGGCGGGCCGCCTCGGCACCGTCCCCGCCGGACCCGCCTGA
- a CDS encoding copper amine oxidase, whose product MSPHRTPLTSLAPAVLCCAVLTGGLTPAVHAPAHAARASAVHAPAARIPAPAAGQAPARAAAQAPAAPCSAPYLIDKILPNGARWQLCWEMRTVEGLTLSKVVYTPRGGRPAAVLRSTALAQIHVPYDRGEPRYHDIGALGHAAIPLRAADCPLGERREQFVCVTTRARGHAYLKSDPELGNTSAQGSDLVVFAAFQVGWYTYLAEWAFSDDGAITPRVGATGSLAGFTTTPEHGWPIGVGNTDFEASHTHNVFWRLDFDVAGRADDVVEQYDFTGSGTAKRKIKRTVFTQEAKAVSGPMRWWRVVDRKVRNADRHRVSWEINNSDSAQYRGPADEAFTRADVYVTDYRSCERLASANPSPRCARSVDRYVNGERLTDPVLWVNVGFHHVARDEDADPMPTHWQGFRITPRDVTAKNPR is encoded by the coding sequence GTGTCCCCCCACCGCACCCCCCTGACCTCCCTCGCTCCCGCCGTCCTCTGCTGCGCCGTGCTCACCGGCGGCCTCACCCCGGCCGTCCACGCCCCGGCCCACGCCGCCCGGGCGTCAGCCGTCCACGCCCCGGCCGCGCGGATCCCGGCACCGGCCGCCGGGCAGGCCCCCGCACGGGCCGCGGCACAGGCCCCGGCGGCGCCGTGCAGCGCGCCGTACCTGATCGACAAGATCCTGCCGAACGGGGCACGCTGGCAGCTCTGCTGGGAGATGCGCACCGTCGAGGGCCTGACCCTCAGCAAGGTCGTCTACACCCCGCGGGGCGGCCGGCCCGCCGCGGTGCTGCGCAGCACCGCGCTGGCCCAGATCCACGTGCCGTACGACAGGGGTGAGCCCCGCTACCACGACATCGGGGCGCTGGGCCACGCCGCCATCCCGTTGCGGGCCGCCGACTGCCCGCTCGGCGAGCGCCGCGAGCAGTTCGTCTGCGTGACGACCCGGGCGCGCGGCCACGCCTACCTCAAGTCGGACCCCGAGCTGGGGAACACCTCGGCGCAGGGAAGCGACCTGGTGGTCTTCGCCGCCTTCCAGGTGGGCTGGTACACCTACCTCGCCGAGTGGGCCTTCTCCGACGACGGCGCGATCACGCCGCGCGTCGGGGCGACCGGGTCGCTGGCCGGGTTCACCACCACCCCCGAACACGGCTGGCCGATCGGGGTGGGCAACACGGATTTCGAGGCGAGCCACACCCACAACGTCTTCTGGCGCCTCGACTTCGACGTGGCGGGCCGGGCCGACGACGTCGTCGAGCAGTACGACTTCACCGGGTCGGGCACGGCGAAGCGCAAGATCAAGCGGACCGTCTTCACTCAGGAGGCCAAAGCCGTCAGCGGGCCGATGCGCTGGTGGCGGGTGGTCGACCGGAAGGTTCGCAACGCCGACCGGCACCGCGTCTCCTGGGAGATCAACAACTCCGACAGTGCCCAGTACCGCGGCCCCGCCGACGAGGCGTTCACCCGCGCCGACGTCTACGTCACCGACTACCGCTCCTGCGAGCGGCTGGCCAGCGCCAACCCGTCCCCGCGGTGCGCTCGCTCCGTCGACCGCTACGTCAACGGCGAACGGCTCACCGACCCCGTCCTCTGGGTCAACGTCGGGTTCCACCACGTCGCCCGTGACGAGGACGCCGACCCCATGCCGACCCATTGGCAGGGGTTCCGCATCACCCCCCGCGACGTCACGGCGAAGAACCCGCGCTGA
- the glgB gene encoding 1,4-alpha-glucan branching protein GlgB → MNAHLDLDRLAGGAHHDPHSILGAHPGPEGVTVRALRPLAEKVQAVVDGVPHDMKHLAHGVFAVTLPGLDKIPDYRLRVTYPGAEPYETGDPYRHWPTLGEVDLHLIGEGRHERLWEVLGARVMRHEDEDGTAFAVWAPNARGIRIIGDFNHWDGTAHPMRSLGGSGVWELFVPGVGEGDRYKFSILGADGVWRAKADPMARRTELPPATASVVDRPQHVWQDEEWMNRRAQADALREPMSVYEVHLGSWRPGLSYRELATELVEYVTDMGFTHVELMPVAEHPFGGSWGYQVTSYYAPTSRFGTPDDFRYLVDSLHRAGIGVLVDWVPAHFPMDDWALARFDGTPLYEHADPARGEHPDWGTYVFDFGRREVRNFLVANALFWLREFHIDGLRVDAVASMLYLDYSRREGEWTPNQYGGRENLDAVEFLKEMNAVTYREAPGIITVAEESTAWPGVSRPAHLGGLGFGFKWNMGWMHDTLAYLKHEPVFRQYHHHQLTFSLMYAYSENFVLPLSHDEVVHGKGSLLGKMPGDEWQRFANLRALFAFMWAHPGKQLLFMGGEFGQGSEWSEERGLDWWVLDFDLHKGVQRMVRDLNRIYRETPALWSVDASPEGFRWIDADDAQGNVFSFLRYAEDGSAVACVVNFSGAPHEGYRLGLPYAGQWEEAMNTDAYDYAGSGVGNLGAVDAVEEPHHGLPYSATLRVPPLGALWLRHAGAPEAAVDERAVEIIEAAEKQIIAEELAHGRAGEEPGVTEAGVTGPGRTELGVPRPGEHPEDPREAEPA, encoded by the coding sequence ATGAACGCGCACCTGGACCTCGACCGCCTGGCCGGCGGCGCGCACCACGACCCGCACTCGATCCTCGGAGCGCACCCAGGGCCGGAAGGCGTGACCGTCAGAGCGTTGCGGCCGCTGGCGGAGAAGGTCCAGGCGGTGGTCGACGGCGTGCCGCACGACATGAAGCACCTCGCCCACGGGGTGTTCGCGGTGACGCTCCCCGGGCTCGACAAGATCCCCGACTACCGGCTGCGCGTCACCTATCCAGGCGCCGAGCCGTACGAGACCGGTGACCCCTACCGGCACTGGCCCACCCTGGGCGAGGTCGACCTGCACCTCATCGGCGAGGGGCGGCACGAGCGGCTCTGGGAGGTCCTCGGCGCGCGGGTCATGCGTCACGAGGACGAGGACGGCACCGCGTTCGCCGTGTGGGCACCGAACGCCCGCGGCATCCGGATCATCGGAGACTTCAACCACTGGGACGGCACGGCCCACCCCATGCGCTCGCTCGGCGGATCGGGGGTGTGGGAGCTCTTCGTCCCCGGAGTCGGCGAGGGCGACCGCTACAAGTTCAGCATCCTGGGCGCCGACGGGGTCTGGCGGGCCAAGGCCGACCCGATGGCCCGGCGCACCGAACTGCCGCCCGCCACCGCCTCCGTGGTCGACCGGCCACAGCACGTCTGGCAGGACGAGGAGTGGATGAACCGGCGCGCGCAGGCCGACGCGCTGCGGGAGCCGATGAGCGTCTACGAGGTGCACCTCGGCTCCTGGCGGCCCGGCCTGTCGTACCGGGAGCTGGCCACCGAGCTGGTCGAGTACGTGACCGACATGGGGTTCACGCACGTGGAGCTCATGCCGGTGGCCGAGCACCCGTTCGGCGGCTCCTGGGGCTACCAGGTGACCTCCTACTACGCACCCACGTCCCGCTTCGGCACCCCGGACGACTTCCGGTACCTCGTCGACAGCCTGCACCGGGCGGGCATCGGGGTGCTGGTCGACTGGGTGCCCGCGCACTTCCCGATGGACGACTGGGCGCTGGCCAGGTTCGACGGCACGCCGCTGTACGAGCACGCCGACCCGGCCCGCGGCGAGCACCCCGACTGGGGCACCTACGTCTTCGACTTCGGGCGTAGGGAGGTGCGCAACTTCCTGGTGGCCAACGCGCTGTTCTGGCTGCGCGAGTTCCACATCGACGGGCTGCGCGTCGACGCGGTCGCCTCGATGCTCTATCTCGACTACTCGCGGCGCGAGGGCGAGTGGACCCCCAACCAGTACGGGGGCCGGGAGAACCTCGACGCGGTGGAGTTCCTCAAGGAGATGAACGCGGTCACCTACCGCGAGGCGCCGGGCATCATCACCGTCGCGGAGGAGTCGACCGCCTGGCCGGGCGTCTCCCGGCCGGCGCACCTGGGCGGGCTCGGCTTCGGGTTCAAGTGGAACATGGGCTGGATGCACGACACCCTCGCCTACCTGAAGCACGAGCCGGTCTTCCGGCAGTACCACCACCACCAGCTGACCTTCTCCCTCATGTACGCGTACTCGGAGAACTTCGTGCTGCCGCTGTCGCACGACGAGGTGGTGCACGGCAAGGGGTCGCTGCTCGGCAAGATGCCCGGCGACGAGTGGCAGCGCTTCGCCAACCTCCGCGCGCTGTTCGCCTTCATGTGGGCCCACCCCGGCAAGCAGCTGCTGTTCATGGGCGGGGAGTTCGGCCAGGGCTCGGAGTGGTCGGAGGAGCGCGGGCTCGACTGGTGGGTGCTCGACTTCGACCTGCACAAGGGCGTCCAGCGGATGGTGCGCGACCTCAACCGGATCTACCGGGAGACCCCGGCGCTGTGGAGCGTGGACGCCTCCCCCGAGGGTTTCCGCTGGATCGACGCCGACGACGCGCAGGGCAACGTGTTCTCCTTCCTCCGTTACGCGGAGGACGGTTCGGCCGTCGCCTGCGTGGTCAACTTCTCCGGTGCCCCGCACGAGGGTTACCGCCTCGGCCTGCCGTACGCGGGTCAGTGGGAGGAGGCGATGAACACCGACGCCTACGACTACGCCGGCAGCGGCGTGGGCAACCTCGGCGCCGTGGACGCCGTCGAGGAGCCCCACCACGGCCTGCCGTACTCCGCCACCCTGCGCGTCCCGCCGTTGGGTGCTCTCTGGCTCCGGCACGCCGGTGCGCCGGAGGCCGCCGTGGACGAGCGGGCGGTGGAGATCATCGAAGCCGCGGAGAAGCAGATCATCGCCGAGGAACTGGCCCACGGGCGGGCCGGGGAGGAACCGGGCGTGACGGAGGCGGGTGTGACGGGGCCCGGCAGGACGGAGCTCGGGGTTCCGAGGCCGGGAGAGCACCCGGAAGACCCCCGGGAGGCCGAGCCGGCCTGA
- the blaOXA gene encoding class D beta-lactamase, producing the protein MLRHGSTPASGTPTGSGPLLRTRPRRTLAAALAAISVVAASACDGPGRTSPAPGAPPADRQAGSPAQPQPQPSRTAPAAHTVVRDDLRSVFRDAGVKGAFALLDVDAGRTTVVDADRAARRRVPASTFKIPHSLVALETGAVKNVDEPIPYDGTPQRNREWERDMSLRDAVRVSNVAAFQTVARRIGLRREKTWVNRLGYGNRRIGTAVDRFWLDGPLKISPVEQTRFLARLARRELPAAVRNQQRVREILKAERKGDHTLYAKTGWSTVARPGIGWWVGWVERDGHVYAFALTLDVRADRDAGRRIPVGRELLRRLGVLPGT; encoded by the coding sequence ATGCTGCGGCACGGCTCGACGCCGGCGTCCGGGACGCCGACCGGCTCCGGTCCGCTCCTCCGGACGCGGCCGCGCAGGACGCTCGCCGCGGCCCTGGCCGCGATCTCGGTGGTGGCGGCGTCCGCGTGCGACGGTCCGGGCCGGACGTCCCCCGCGCCGGGTGCGCCTCCCGCCGACCGGCAGGCAGGCAGTCCCGCACAGCCGCAGCCGCAGCCGTCCCGGACGGCTCCGGCCGCGCACACGGTGGTCCGCGACGACCTGCGGTCCGTGTTCCGCGACGCGGGCGTGAAGGGTGCGTTCGCGCTCCTCGACGTGGACGCGGGGCGGACGACGGTCGTCGACGCCGACCGGGCGGCGCGGCGGCGGGTCCCCGCCTCCACGTTCAAGATCCCGCACTCCCTGGTCGCCCTGGAGACCGGTGCCGTCAAGAACGTCGACGAACCGATCCCGTATGACGGGACTCCGCAGCGCAACAGGGAGTGGGAACGCGACATGAGCCTGCGCGACGCGGTGCGGGTCTCCAACGTCGCCGCGTTCCAGACCGTCGCGAGGCGGATCGGCCTGCGACGGGAGAAGACGTGGGTGAACCGGCTGGGCTACGGGAACCGCCGGATCGGCACCGCGGTGGACCGATTCTGGCTGGACGGGCCGCTGAAGATCTCCCCCGTCGAGCAGACGCGGTTCCTGGCCCGGCTGGCCCGGCGGGAGCTCCCGGCCGCCGTCCGCAACCAGCAGCGGGTGCGCGAGATCCTGAAGGCCGAGCGCAAGGGTGATCACACCCTGTACGCCAAGACCGGCTGGAGCACCGTCGCGCGACCGGGTATCGGCTGGTGGGTCGGCTGGGTCGAGCGCGACGGCCACGTCTACGCCTTCGCGCTCACCCTGGACGTCCGCGCCGACCGCGACGCCGGGCGGCGGATCCCGGTCGGCCGGGAACTGCTGCGCCGGCTGGGCGTGCTCCCGGGCACCTGA